In Leptolyngbyaceae cyanobacterium, one genomic interval encodes:
- a CDS encoding YraN family protein, whose amino-acid sequence MANRSLSHYPDLGALGEDLVARWLQAEGWTILHRRWYCPGGELDIVGQPQPGELVFVEVKTRSGGNWDADGLLSVTSQKQAKLWQAAELFLAAYPELADLACRFDVALVRCQRLPAISSGSLDARSSDRSGLPPSLTAEQHDCAARSFILPPTTSNPGYRLVLQQYIESAFSH is encoded by the coding sequence ATGGCAAACCGTTCTTTATCTCATTATCCCGATCTCGGTGCATTAGGTGAAGACCTAGTGGCACGATGGTTACAAGCAGAAGGTTGGACGATTTTGCATCGTCGCTGGTATTGTCCCGGCGGGGAATTAGATATCGTAGGGCAACCTCAACCGGGAGAGTTAGTATTTGTAGAAGTGAAAACTCGCAGTGGGGGTAATTGGGATGCAGATGGGTTGTTGTCCGTCACTTCTCAAAAACAAGCTAAACTTTGGCAGGCGGCGGAGTTATTTTTAGCTGCTTACCCGGAATTAGCGGATCTCGCCTGCCGATTTGATGTAGCTTTAGTTAGGTGTCAGCGATTACCCGCTATTTCATCTGGTAGTTTAGATGCTCGATCGAGCGATCGTTCTGGTCTCCCTCCTTCATTGACAGCAGAACAACATGACTGCGCTGCGCGATCGTTTATCCTACCACCAACTACCAGTAACCCGGGATATCGACTAGTCTTGCAACAATATATCGAATCAGCCTTTAGTCACTGA
- a CDS encoding pentapeptide repeat-containing protein, with protein sequence MNSSLKNFISRVLLSLCLWGAICFAGVAAISSPAWALDYNGEILIDKDFSNRDLTDSNFTRSILRHSDLSHSNLQGVSLFGAHLEDVNLEGADLRYATVGSALFIRANLTNALLEGAFAFNSKFNGAIIDGADFTDVLLRDDQIKLLCSVAKGTNPVTGRDTRDTLGCR encoded by the coding sequence ATGAATTCTAGCTTAAAAAATTTCATTTCACGAGTATTACTCAGTTTATGCCTTTGGGGAGCGATCTGCTTCGCGGGCGTGGCAGCAATTTCCTCGCCAGCTTGGGCTTTAGACTACAACGGAGAAATTTTAATCGATAAAGATTTCTCCAATCGCGATTTAACAGATTCTAACTTCACCAGATCCATTCTTCGCCATAGCGATCTCAGCCATTCTAATTTGCAAGGCGTTAGTTTATTTGGCGCTCATCTAGAAGATGTCAATCTAGAAGGGGCCGATCTTAGATATGCTACCGTGGGTAGTGCTCTTTTTATCAGAGCAAACTTAACTAACGCCCTTTTAGAAGGTGCTTTTGCCTTCAATTCTAAATTCAACGGCGCAATTATCGATGGTGCTGATTTTACCGATGTTTTGCTTCGAGATGACCAAATCAAGTTGCTTTGTTCTGTCGCTAAAGGTACTAATCCCGTGACGGGACGGGATACGCGAGACACTTTAGGTTGTCGGTAA
- the queA gene encoding tRNA preQ1(34) S-adenosylmethionine ribosyltransferase-isomerase QueA has translation MKNFTQLSTIKMQNQKWLSSSLNGDREEDLLLDAYDYELPEELIAQNPVVPRDSSRLLVVDSPSDHSHQVFRNLPDLLQPEDLLVLNNTRVIPARLYGRKPNGTPVEVLLLEEQKDNCWLALVKPGKRLKPGGKIIFERPENISGGEKENPGNSVSILSADILATDSITGGRILQFQLPEGIFLQQVLADFGQVPLPPYIKNSQSESEQYQTVYAEKPGAVAAPTAGLHFTTELLAKLQAMGIEQAYVTLHVGVGTFRPVEAENITTHQMHQEWVDVSAETVARIREAKARGGRIIAVGTTVVRSLEAAAQTGELQPFRGKTELFIYPGYQWRVVEGLITNFHLPRSSLLMLVSALIGRERLLSLYRDAIAQKYRFYSFGDAMLILPSARKQSS, from the coding sequence ATGAAAAACTTTACACAACTTTCCACGATTAAAATGCAAAATCAAAAATGGCTATCATCTTCTCTCAATGGCGATCGAGAAGAAGACCTATTATTAGATGCTTACGATTACGAACTACCAGAAGAGTTAATTGCTCAAAACCCCGTAGTACCAAGGGATAGCTCTCGGTTGCTAGTAGTTGATTCTCCCTCTGACCACAGCCATCAGGTTTTTCGTAACTTACCCGACTTACTTCAACCAGAAGATTTGTTAGTCCTGAATAATACTCGCGTGATTCCGGCTAGACTTTACGGACGAAAACCTAACGGTACGCCTGTAGAAGTGTTGTTATTAGAAGAGCAAAAAGACAATTGCTGGTTAGCGTTAGTAAAACCGGGTAAACGTTTAAAACCCGGGGGAAAAATTATTTTTGAACGCCCAGAAAATATCAGCGGGGGAGAAAAAGAAAACCCAGGTAATTCCGTATCTATTTTATCGGCTGATATTCTCGCTACAGATAGTATTACGGGAGGAAGAATTTTACAATTTCAACTGCCAGAAGGGATTTTTTTACAGCAAGTTTTAGCAGATTTCGGTCAAGTGCCGCTTCCTCCTTATATTAAAAATTCTCAGTCGGAATCGGAACAGTATCAAACCGTATATGCTGAAAAACCGGGAGCGGTAGCAGCCCCTACAGCCGGACTCCATTTTACCACTGAATTACTAGCAAAATTGCAGGCGATGGGAATCGAACAAGCCTACGTAACATTGCACGTAGGGGTAGGAACTTTTCGACCGGTGGAAGCCGAAAATATTACTACTCATCAAATGCACCAAGAATGGGTGGATGTATCGGCAGAAACAGTAGCGCGAATTCGGGAGGCGAAGGCGAGAGGGGGTCGCATTATTGCGGTGGGAACGACGGTAGTGCGATCGCTAGAAGCAGCCGCTCAAACTGGTGAATTACAACCATTTAGGGGTAAAACGGAACTATTTATTTACCCTGGCTATCAATGGCGGGTAGTAGAGGGTTTAATTACCAATTTTCACTTACCTCGCTCTAGTTTGCTGATGCTGGTGAGTGCTTTAATTGGCAGAGAACGCTTGCTGAGTTTATACCGAGATGCGATCGCTCAAAAATACCGCTTTTACTCTTTCGGCGATGCCATGTTAATTTTGCCATCGGCTAGAAAGCAATCCTCTTAA
- a CDS encoding methyltransferase domain-containing protein: MNSTLYQQIQEFYDASSGLWEQIWGEHMHHGYYGPDGSQKKERRQAQIDLIEELLIWADVKQAEHIVDVGCGIGGSSLYLSQKYHATVAGITLSPVQAARATERATEAGLADKTQFHVADALNMPFADASFDLVWSLESGEHMPDKKQFLQECYRALKPGGLLIMATWCHRPTASGQKPLTADEQKHLEEIYRVYCLPYTISLPEYEAIARDLSFRNIRTADWSKAVAPFWNLVIDSAFTPSAIVGLLFSGWKTIQGAISLGLMSRGYERGLIRFGLLCANK, encoded by the coding sequence ATGAATTCTACTCTTTATCAGCAAATTCAAGAATTTTACGATGCTTCCTCTGGGCTGTGGGAGCAAATTTGGGGAGAACATATGCACCACGGCTACTATGGCCCAGATGGTAGCCAGAAAAAAGAACGCCGTCAAGCTCAAATCGACTTAATTGAAGAACTACTAATTTGGGCAGATGTGAAGCAAGCCGAACATATTGTAGATGTAGGTTGCGGGATTGGCGGTAGTTCCCTGTATCTGTCGCAAAAGTATCATGCTACGGTTGCCGGGATCACTCTCAGCCCGGTACAGGCAGCGAGGGCAACCGAAAGAGCAACAGAAGCTGGGCTGGCTGACAAAACTCAATTTCACGTAGCAGATGCTTTAAATATGCCTTTTGCTGATGCTTCTTTTGATTTGGTGTGGTCTTTAGAAAGTGGGGAACATATGCCGGATAAAAAGCAGTTTCTCCAAGAGTGTTATCGAGCATTAAAACCGGGTGGACTTTTGATAATGGCTACTTGGTGTCATCGTCCTACCGCATCTGGTCAAAAACCTTTGACTGCCGATGAACAAAAGCATTTAGAAGAAATTTATCGAGTTTATTGTTTACCTTACACGATTTCTTTGCCAGAATATGAAGCGATCGCGCGGGATCTTTCTTTCCGAAATATTCGGACTGCTGATTGGAGTAAAGCCGTTGCACCTTTTTGGAATTTGGTGATCGATTCTGCTTTCACTCCTTCTGCTATTGTCGGTTTGTTATTTAGTGGTTGGAAAACAATTCAAGGCGCAATTTCTCTAGGTTTAATGAGTCGCGGTTACGAACGAGGGTTGATTCGCTTTGGTCTACTTTGTGCTAATAAGTGA
- a CDS encoding TrkA family potassium uptake protein yields MNLSSLGFFRSLKKENQQFAVIGLGRFGRAVCFSLHKLGYQVLGTDKDEKRVSQALTDQLLSHAVQLDSTEPSALKEAGIFEFDTVIIAIGNYIQESIITTLNLKEAGVPHVVAKASSEVHVKLLKRVGADHVVYPEHEAGCALAQTLTKPAILDRFDLDQENSIVEAIVPDEFHGKTIAELKLRSRYGLNMLAVSQDGKFEINPDPNRRLIKGSVMVVIGSNQDINRLPI; encoded by the coding sequence ATGAATTTGTCATCTTTAGGCTTTTTTCGCAGTTTAAAAAAAGAAAATCAGCAGTTTGCTGTCATAGGATTAGGACGTTTTGGGAGAGCGGTTTGCTTCTCTTTGCATAAGTTAGGATATCAAGTTTTAGGGACTGATAAAGATGAAAAAAGAGTCTCTCAAGCTTTGACAGATCAATTACTTTCTCATGCCGTACAGCTAGATTCTACCGAACCTTCTGCTTTGAAAGAGGCGGGTATTTTTGAGTTTGATACGGTGATTATTGCCATCGGTAACTATATCCAAGAAAGTATTATTACTACGCTGAATCTTAAGGAAGCAGGTGTACCTCATGTGGTAGCTAAAGCTTCTTCGGAAGTTCATGTTAAGCTATTGAAGCGGGTGGGAGCAGACCACGTTGTTTATCCAGAGCATGAAGCGGGTTGTGCGTTGGCGCAGACTCTCACGAAACCAGCCATTCTCGATCGCTTTGATTTAGACCAAGAAAACAGTATTGTAGAAGCGATCGTACCGGATGAATTCCACGGCAAAACGATCGCAGAACTGAAATTGCGAAGCCGTTATGGTTTAAATATGCTAGCGGTCAGTCAGGATGGTAAATTCGAGATCAATCCCGATCCTAATAGACGATTGATTAAAGGTTCGGTAATGGTTGTGATTGGTTCCAATCAAGATATCAACCGCTTGCCAATTTAA
- a CDS encoding tetratricopeptide repeat protein, whose product MLKKHPPIHLLAALTSLVLAPFAPSVGAVAITDRLATDLLAQRVVTQDVEAAGYFQQGVSRYNEGRLDAAIVAFRQALERDPRIAIAHYYLGNVLNEKGRTEEAIAEYRRAVGLNPNLPDAYYNLGVIYYKQGLLEEAIAAYDRALAINPEYSNAYYNLGVILFQQGRLDEAIVAYNQVTRLNPNNPKAYYNLGIALENQGQLAAATDAYQRAIAIDPNLTEIHNALGNVLSRQNQPEEAIAAYKEAISRQPQNVAAHYNLGVLLYYQNQLKEAINPLKRARDLYKSQGDLDKAEQVNQLIQQIEILRKQPSSSSSLRSVEQA is encoded by the coding sequence ATGTTGAAAAAGCATCCACCAATTCATTTGCTTGCTGCTTTGACTAGTCTCGTTTTAGCACCCTTCGCTCCCTCCGTTGGTGCTGTGGCAATTACCGATAGATTAGCTACAGATTTGCTAGCGCAAAGGGTAGTAACTCAAGATGTGGAAGCGGCGGGCTATTTTCAGCAAGGGGTCAGTCGTTACAATGAAGGAAGATTAGACGCTGCCATAGTAGCATTTCGACAAGCCTTGGAGCGAGACCCTAGAATTGCGATCGCCCATTACTACTTGGGTAACGTTTTGAACGAAAAAGGGCGCACGGAAGAAGCGATCGCAGAATATCGGCGAGCCGTTGGTCTCAATCCTAATTTACCAGATGCCTACTATAATTTGGGCGTGATTTATTACAAACAAGGGCTATTAGAAGAGGCGATCGCCGCCTACGATCGCGCCCTTGCCATCAATCCCGAATATAGCAATGCTTATTACAATTTGGGCGTCATTTTATTCCAACAAGGGCGTCTTGACGAAGCGATCGTTGCTTACAATCAAGTAACTCGTCTCAATCCCAATAATCCCAAGGCTTATTACAATTTAGGGATTGCGTTGGAAAATCAAGGACAATTGGCAGCCGCCACCGACGCATATCAAAGAGCGATCGCGATCGACCCCAATTTGACAGAAATTCACAACGCTTTGGGCAATGTTTTAAGCCGACAAAATCAACCAGAAGAAGCGATCGCAGCTTACAAAGAAGCAATTAGCCGCCAGCCACAAAATGTGGCTGCTCATTACAATTTAGGCGTGCTTTTGTATTATCAAAATCAACTCAAAGAAGCAATTAATCCTTTAAAGAGAGCGAGAGATTTATATAAATCTCAAGGAGATCTTGATAAAGCCGAACAAGTCAATCAGCTAATTCAACAAATAGAGATACTCCGTAAACAACCTTCTTCTAGTAGTAGTTTGCGATCGGTTGAGCAGGCGTAG
- a CDS encoding TrkH family potassium uptake protein, translated as MTISRTICLGFLAVIAVGTILLMLPISTSSGTWNDPIVALFTATSAVCVTGLGVVDTGTYFSFWGQLFLVALVQIGGLGYMTTNTFLLLLIGRRFDLRHKMAIQQALDRPGMQDSAQLIKSIIATTLIFEITGVFLLLPVFVPDHGLDYGLWLSIFHSVNSWNNAGFSLFRDNLIGYQSSFLVVFVVTSLIIFGGIGYQVIFEMYLWLRDRLLRKPSCQVFSLNFKVATSTTLVLLVLGTVAYLLVEANNAETLGQLNFGNKILTAWFQSVTPRTAGFNTVDFGQMTTAGLFITIALMFIGASPGGTGGGIKTTTLRVLTSCTKAVLQGKEEVHLYRREIAITLILKAVGVLMGSVATVIGATILISFSEDTQKFSFIQILFEVVSAFATVGLSTGITAGVSAFAKVILILTMYVGRVGVLLLMGSLLGDPRPSSVHYPEENLLVG; from the coding sequence ATGACAATCTCTAGAACAATTTGCTTGGGATTCCTAGCAGTTATTGCGGTAGGAACCATTTTGCTGATGTTGCCCATTTCTACTAGCAGCGGTACGTGGAATGACCCGATTGTGGCTTTATTTACCGCTACATCAGCGGTTTGCGTTACGGGTTTAGGAGTAGTAGATACTGGCACTTATTTTTCTTTCTGGGGGCAGTTGTTTTTAGTAGCACTTGTCCAGATTGGCGGACTAGGTTATATGACAACTAACACTTTTTTGCTTTTACTGATAGGTCGTAGGTTCGATCTGCGGCACAAAATGGCAATCCAACAAGCATTGGATCGTCCGGGAATGCAAGATAGCGCCCAATTAATTAAGTCGATTATTGCCACTACACTTATTTTTGAAATTACTGGCGTTTTTCTATTACTACCAGTTTTTGTCCCGGATCATGGTTTGGATTACGGTTTATGGCTATCTATATTTCACAGTGTTAATTCTTGGAATAATGCTGGGTTTAGTTTGTTTAGAGACAACTTAATAGGATATCAATCATCCTTTTTGGTAGTATTTGTAGTGACTTCGCTAATAATTTTTGGAGGAATTGGATATCAAGTAATTTTCGAGATGTATCTTTGGTTGCGCGATCGCCTTTTAAGAAAACCATCATGTCAAGTTTTTTCTCTGAATTTTAAAGTAGCAACTAGTACGACTTTAGTACTTTTAGTCCTTGGTACTGTTGCCTATTTACTTGTAGAAGCAAATAATGCTGAAACATTAGGGCAATTGAATTTTGGAAATAAAATTTTGACAGCTTGGTTTCAATCTGTCACTCCTAGAACTGCTGGATTTAATACGGTAGATTTTGGCCAAATGACTACAGCAGGATTGTTTATTACGATCGCGCTGATGTTTATTGGTGCAAGTCCTGGTGGAACTGGTGGCGGTATAAAAACTACAACTTTACGAGTGCTTACTAGTTGCACAAAAGCAGTTTTACAAGGTAAAGAAGAAGTTCATCTTTATCGGCGAGAAATTGCCATTACTTTGATTTTGAAAGCGGTGGGAGTGTTAATGGGTTCGGTAGCGACAGTGATCGGTGCTACTATTTTAATTTCCTTTTCGGAAGACACGCAAAAATTTAGCTTTATTCAAATTTTGTTTGAAGTCGTCTCGGCTTTTGCAACAGTTGGTCTTTCTACTGGTATTACGGCGGGCGTTTCAGCATTTGCAAAGGTAATTTTAATCTTGACGATGTACGTTGGAAGAGTAGGCGTTTTGTTGTTAATGGGATCTTTACTGGGAGACCCCCGTCCTAGTTCGGTTCATTATCCAGAAGAAAACCTACTCGTGGGTTAG